From the genome of Tachysurus fulvidraco isolate hzauxx_2018 chromosome 14, HZAU_PFXX_2.0, whole genome shotgun sequence:
taggagggaaaaaaaaaaatcatgttattGTGGTCAAGTGTAAAAgccacattttattatttctgtaagTAGTGCTTCTATTTACAGCTATAGGTGATATTTACAGCAATACCAGTTATAAGAAGAAGGCTGTAGTAACACTACTGTCAGGGCTTAATTAccaataattaataaattgtgtttCTGTCTTAAGCGCTGATTTTAGTTTAACTATTAAGTGACAGACATTTCACTGAATAATTACAGAGTAATCACAGGATATTTAGCGCTCAGGACATTTAAGTGATGCAGTGGAGGCTTTGAGAAACCCGATTCAAGAAAATACCAAAAATGATGAGAGTAAAAACTGTGCTTATAAAAAAACTCACTCAGGACTTAAGTCTTCATTTGTTTACTTATTAATCACATCAACATTCTCCATATATATCTCTTACTGtgctgtattatatatattattattattattattattattatagatagatagagagagagaccgtatcattatagatagagagagagagactttcaTTAttgatacagagagagagactgtttcATTatggatacagagagagagactttcattaaagattgagagagagagagagagagagagagagatactgtatCATTATAGATagttacacagagagagagatagagagagactgTATCATTATAGATTGATAGAGAGAGACTATCATTatagatagacacagagagagagacagagagagagagagactgtataattatagatagatacagagagagagactgtatcattatagatagatacagagagagagagagactgtataattatagatagatacagagagagagagagactgtatcattatagatagatacagagagagagagagagactgtataattatagatagatacagagagagagagactgtaccATTACagatagatacagagagagactgtatcaaaatagatagatacagagagagagagagactgtatcATTATAGATTGATAGAGAGACTATCattatagatagacagagagagagagagactgtataattatagatagatacagagagagagactgtatcattatagatagatacagagagagagagagagactgtatcattatagatagatacagagagagagagagactgtataattatagatagatacagagagagagagagagagactgtatcattatagatagatacagagagagagagactgtataattatagatagatacagagagagagagactgtataattatagatagatacagagagagactatcattatagatagatacagagagagactgtatcaaaatagatacagagagagagagagagactgtatcATTATAGATTGATAGAGAGTGATACTGTATcattatagatagatacagagagagagagagactgtttaTTAATACagatagatacagagagagagagagagagagagagagactctttaTCCCCCCGTAATGGCTAAACAGTGGGGTAAGTGGGCCAAGGTGATGTAGTGTTGAAGGGAGTGTGTGGGTTGATGGTGACGTGTTCTGCATGATATTGTGCCGCTCCCTGTTTTAGTTCCTGTTGGAAACAATTCGGGGCTTGTCTTAACAAAACCCAGCATAGTGgggccatctctctctctctctctctctctctctctctctctctctctctctctctctctctctctctctctctctctgtctctctctctctgtctgtctctctctctttgtctctctgtctctctctctctctgtctgtctctctctctacctctcttactctctctccctctcttactctctctcactcttctctctacctctctctccctctttctctctctctctgcctctagGTGAGCATTGTTACTGTTTCTGATGTCATAACTATGTGCTCTGTTTACACTACAATCCCTCCTTTTTGGTTTGTGGTTAAAAACCACTAAAGCCTTTAAGCTATCATtcatccatttaaaaaaaaaaaaaaaaaaaaaaccctccacgTTCGTCCTCCTCGTGTCGCCCACGACTCCGAGATAACGCGAGTGCTGAACAGCCAAATTTCGCCGTCATTATACACAACTGTACGAGCGAGTCCTGAAGTCGAAATAATGCTGGAGTGACGTTcaaactttaaacaaacacaaatataaaactAGAACTGATATGCGAGTTAATTCTCGTTACATCATCAATGTTTCCATCCGGCACCTGCTTATTCCAGTGgtgtttttattcaaattacaGATGTATAAAGACCCTGAACCGCGAACTAGCCCTCACTCTCCATTCATATCGTTCCTATTGGTTTCCTTtgcaaaaaataatagaaacGCTATTTTCTCTAGTTGTTCAGTTGTGTTTTTTGGCCTGAAAGAATCTCACGTGTTTGTGCTGCTTCCCTGACGGTTCTTGGCAGTGCTAAGCAGGAGCACAGTCAGGCCTCGAACCAAACCACCCGCTCCTGTTGCTAAGTTACAGACcgaagttattattattattattttttccccattctaTTTTTAGTATCCCGATAGCAGCATTTTCACTCGTTTTTCTTTTGGTTAAGATACAATTAATAGCGTTGTCGCTTCGCCGCTTTAACTAGGCGAGGACGTTGGAATATGTTCGGCAGTGTCCGGACGTTACCGAGGTCAAAACCGTCGAACGATCTTCTTCATGCAAAAGCTTGACTTTTGACGATCAGGCGATCGATCTCTGACACGATCGCTGTACGGCTCATCGTGACGGAAATCAATAGAGAAGTTAGAAAACATCGGAAGGAGATGTTCattattgtaattgtttgtgtgtgtgtgtgtgtgtgtgtgtgtgtgtgtgttttcaacattttgttcattgtgtgtgtatcaggtacAGCAGTGTGTTCCCCAGTCTGAACATGGCGGTGAAACGGAGAGAGCAAGCCTTGCAGGATTATAAGAGACTGCAGGCAAAAGTGGAGAAATacgaggagaaggagaagactGGACCCATGATGGTCAAACTCCATCAGGTACAACCAGCTTCCACTTCACTGCTACACCACAAACGGCTTAGTTCAAGAATGTCCGCAGTGCCGCTTTAGGTGGCGCAGGTCTCCGGAGTTCAGAGGTTCGTCCGATCTTATccgcaaagggccggtgtgggtgcagctTTTCATTCCTCTCATTCAACCGAGTCGAGGCCACACCCGAGTCTATTGAAAGCCAAGATcgtctgattaaaaaaaaggtgaaatcaGATGTGGCTCCTGCTCGATCGGAACGAAAACACCTGCCCTGGCTTCATGCCTGCCACTCGTGCTGATCGAGGATTGTCTCTGTCACAGGTCCACAATAGGGTTTAACCTATAATTAACCAGTTAAACACAACTTAAAATAAAGCTCTAATCATTGTGGGAGTTGGTGGAGTAACATCCGCATGAGGCACATGGTAGTTCTGAGCGAGGAACCGAAGAAACGTCGGACCACAACATGACCATTCATGCAGcttttatacagaaatataaaaaagtttagGATTAAATTCATACTTATCcctaattttatatatatatatatatatatcatttgcATGTGTGTTGAATTAATACAAAATCTCAGTtctttgttacacacacacacacacacacacacacaggtagaaaatcaataataattcGATCATGCTACTTAGTCttgccttatttatttatttattttctctctttaaaaatatgtttgtaaTTAATCAGGACCAGTCGTTTAGTATTTGTGTCTCTTTGAATTTAAACTCATGCTTGAGGCCTGTGTCTTTTCTGTTCGGCCGAAAAATTCATATTCTCCTCTACAGGTCCGTCTGCCGGTTCGCACTCATTCCTTCGTAGATGTTATCCCGGTCCGGCCGTATCAGTCGGCCTATAGAACAGGGCACGATGCGTGTTCTGCCCCGTCGTGGCTCCCGAGCCCGATCCCAGTCTCTTTGCTGCGCTGTGCTGCGCTGTGCTGCTTTGCCGCCGGTGTTTTTCAGAGCGCAGAGTAACAAGTGCTGACTGGAGCCTTTACAGAAATAGAGCACATGGATGCATTCGAGCACCCACGCAAGAGAAGCAGCTTCTCAACTCCGCTGCTGCACTTTAGAGGCTCCAGCGCACGCTCAGAACCAGATAATTAGGtttagagcgtgtgtgtgtgtgtgtgcgcgtgtgtgtgtgtgtgtgtgcgtgcgtgcgcgagtGAGTGAACGCTAACTCTGAGACACTGTAGTAGCGAACGAGTGTTTGCTCACCGAGTCGGGTGCCGCAAGGTCACtctatgtatatgtatacactCAATAGTGTgtcgacacacagacacacaaaaggcTTAGGTGCAGAAATTATACGAGTTGACCACCTACACACACGGAGAAAGCAGGCTTCATCAGGGCCGTAGAGTAACACTAAACAAGCTTCTGATTAAATAccccgtgtgtgtttgtgttcctcgCTTCCAGTAATGTTTTCTCTCCTGCGCcataaaggagaaaaaagaagaagaatgggaaaaaaaaaagcttcactaTTATGAGACACGTTCTTCTCACTCTATCCATCTCTGCTCTCACCACTACATCGTTGCATCACTcgttttctctcattttcacCACCTCCACTTCCTACTCTGTGTCATTGAATCCAGTTCAGCAATGTTATTCTAGTGACAAACCACTTCAGAATTCCCCCAAAAATCTGCCTGTCTTTCTATAGTagggtaatgtgtgtgtgtgtgtgtgtgtgtgtgtatgtatgtatgtgtgtgtgtgtgtgtgtgtgtgtgtgtatgtgtgtgtgtgtcccttttAGGCAAAGGAAGAGTTGAGGCCGGTCAGGGAGGATTTCGAAGCCAAGAATAAGCAACTGTTGGAAGAGATGCCCAAATTTTACAACAGCCGCATCGACTACTTTCAGCCGAGCTTCGAGGCACTTATCCGAGCCCAGGTGAGtttcgcacacatacacacacatacacacacatacacacacacacacatacacacacacacatacatacacacacatacatacatacacacacacacacaccagttaatCTCAACTCACCGAGGATTTcgaagccacacacacatacatacatacacacacacacacacacacacacaaacatacgcgcacacacacacacacacacacacacacacacacacacatacatacatacatacacacatacatacatacatacatacatacatacatacatacatacacacaccagttATTCTCAACTCAGGGAGGATTtcgaagccacacacacacatacatacatacatacatacacacacacacacacacacacacacacacacatgcatacacacacataccagttAATCTCAACtcctttttaaacttttttttttaagcttgaaCTTTTAATAAACCTGACCAGGATTTTACTACACAGTACATCATGGCGTTTATGTTTAATTAACCGTTTCTTATTTAAACGTGTGGCGcttttgggggggaaaaaaaacttcagaTGTTATCGTGTGTAAAAATGTTGGCTCATATCCaaacatgaccaaaaaaaaatttcaagccaaaacttttttctttttttcttttccggTAAATATTCAGCGCTAAGAAGataatatttcacaaaaaacacaccacagaccTGCATTTATTCTCCTTCCCGCAGCAAGCCGAGCCATATAAAGTAGCGACGATAGATTAATAGCGATTAACACAGCCACGGTTCCTGCCGGTGACGTTACGAGGACCTCACCGTCCGACAGGACGCGGTGTCGACTCCGAGACCGAACACGACCGGGTGAAAGCTTCACTTCACACTCCAGTGAAATCACACAGATAtacgctaaaaaaaaaagtgaagcagAAACGTCGGGCCATCAGGGAACGAGCGATTTCGATTTCCGTCGCCGAATGTTAAACCTATGGAACACAGGTGGCGTTACGTCGCATCGTAATTATACGAGCCAATTACGAGCCAATAAAAGTGTCACTGTGGCTTTATTAAAGGAGGCCTCTGTTAAAAACGGCCTACACGACAAGTTTTGTATTCGTTTTAAAAATGTCACCCGCTTGCCACTTAGCGCAGCGTGTAATTAGCTACATCTTTAATTAGCAATAAATATAATTGGGTAGCTGGAGTTAATTACTCAACCGCATCACTGTCATCATCGTGgttattcttcttattcttctctctctctctacacgtCTGTAAAGTAATTAAGGGATTAACGTCAGACGCCGGTCTTTCTAGACCTGTACGTTGTGCAGCGGATCATCAAAACATGGCTCTGACGTTTAATGTTGGAGAAGACAACACACTCTGGAttcctgtctctttttcttaaacactatacacacacacacacacacacacacacacacacacacacacacacacacacacacacacacacagcgccgTAATCCCCTCTACTGCTCTCTCCACCCAGTTCTAATGTGATTAACCTTGACCACCTCGTAGAAATGGTCAAACacgcatgcacgcgcacacacacacacacacacacacacacacacacacacacacacacacacacacacacacacttagatgTACACACTCCccaccctcctgctgtctgtaATGTGATTAACCCCCACAATCCTGCATCAGCTCAGGCTGTCACTTCAGGAAGTTCataattatttgcttttttctttgtgctgatctctctctctctttctttctttctttctttctttctttctttctttctttctttctttctttctttctctcgctctctttatctatctttctccctatctctctctatttttctctctctctttttctttctttctttctttctttctctcactcactctatctatctttctccctctctctctttctctatttctctctatatctctttttctgtatttctttctttctcttactgtctctatctatctatctatctatctatctatctatctatctatctatctatctatctatctatctttttctttctttctctctcttgctctctctctctctctcttgctctctttctttctctctctctctctctctctctctctctctctctctctctataccacagttttgtttttaccACTGACTTTCTGCCCCACGCACTGATGATGAGCTTTAAATGGACAGACACATCATGTGGCTTACTCGGTCCTTACTCGGTTGTAACCttgtgattgtttgtgtgtgtttatctttgGCTCGGCAGTAGACATAATGTTCCTGAGGCTTTATAAAAGCTCGGCGTTTTGATACGGGGCAGTGGGAACAGCTGTTGCAGTGGGTGCTGAAGGTTAACTCACACTGTTTATGTTTTAACCCTTCTTATTACTAGAACCTTTTAAACCAGGAGCTGGCCCAGTCAGGAGAAGTTAATGATAAGTGGTGGGGTTAGTCGAGCCGGTGTGGGGTTAGTCGAGCCGGTGTGGGGTTAGTCGAGCCGGTGTGGGGTTAGTCGAGCCGGTGGGGTGGTGGAATCTGGGATGAAATTAGCGTCCATTTGACTTTAGGTGTTGTAGCAGGGCCCGACTAGGTGATGTGGTTAGTCGAGGTGTCTGTCTCAGAATCCTGTCCTGCAGCCAATCCTGTTCTTCTCTCCATCCCGAATTTACTCCAACCAAGCTGAGAGAGATCAACAAGATCAAGCAGCGCCTTGGCGATTCTCCTCCCGTATTAGCCCGGATTAGCGTCGTTCCCGTCGCGTCCCCAGTTTGTGTAATCTTATTAGCTGATTAACGTGGAGCCTTAGCATGAATCACTCGTCGTGCATCCAACATGATCGGCAGAGCCTCCTTCCTGTCAGAGATGGCGAAAGAGTaggaggaagagagaagcaGAAGCTTTAAGCCAATGGCGTACATCACGATCAATAGAGAAGCGACTGCGAGACCAGGTTTGATTCCACAGATTAGATcacgaggggaaaaaaaaagtgaaatccgttgtacatttttataagaCCGTAGTGGAGTCTGAGCTACAGGAAAAGCCATGCTACTGACCGCTTACTGGAGGGGCAATGCTACGAAAACGGCCCCTACAAACGACCCTTAACCAGTCAACTAGCTGTATCGGTGGAAATGAATAGcctcttccacacacacacacacacacacacacacacacacacacagtggtgctTAAGCTCAGAGAGGTATGAATAGTACATCGGTTCGAGAGAGGAGAATCGCTGCGTTAAAGAGGCAGTGTGTAGGTGGACCGCAGAGACTCGCTATCACACATGCTGTATTTAGACTCACTGAGATGTGCAACAGCTATCAAGCCTGATTTCTCAACTAACAGACTCTTATAGTCAGAgattagcctgtgtgtgtatgtgtgtgtgtgtgtgtgtgtgtgagtgtgtgcgcccACAGTCCACGATGGACATATCTTAAACACTCTGACTCATCGATCTGCTGGAACTGAGAGTCCCCTCATCCTGctgaatcatacacacacagttcagagaTCGCCTCTGCTCAGATAGAAGCAAAAACTCACCCGTTTCCTTTCAGAGCTCCACCACATCACTCACCGTTCcggaacaaatacacacacacacacacacacacacacacacacacacacacacacacacacacacacacacacacacacacacacacacacacacacacacacacacacacacacacacacacacacacacacacacacaggtggtgTTTAGGACCTCTGTCAAAATTGGAGAGTCTTCATAAGGATGTCCGTCTGCACCAGGGACAGATAGTCCACCGGGTCCGAGTCTTGCGTCttacacacccgcacacactcGTAACCGTTATTCACCGTCTGTAGAGACTGCGTTCTTGAGCTCCTGCATCACTCACATGTGTTTAAATAATATGTGGGGAAAgccagcttttttttcttttttctttcttttttttttaatctgtaacaTTCACTCGCTTATTAAACATCATGCACCGAAACATCCTTCCTAACGACTCGTACGTTCCTCTTCAAACGATCGTTTAATCCtcagcacctttttttttttttgctcctcaCTTTTCTTACATTACCTCAATGTCGTTCGGTTATTCATCACTTGCCTATAGCCCGTAAGCTAAGTCCCACCTCTTAAGTGAACACTGCACTAAACCCTAAGCTCTTACACATCTCTTCTTTGTGCGCTCAATTAAAAACATTGTGTGCTGTCACTACATACGTTGTCCTCTGTTTAGCTTACCGCTTTGCTCGTATTTCTTCGTTTGTaaatcactttggataaaagcgtCAGCTAAGTGAACAGACGTAATGTTTAATCtaagggtttttatttttagagttAAGagtaaagtgttttgttttgttgttcttttctcctctcgtGTGTCggaatcgcacacacacacacacacacacacactacagaccaaCCGTGGAACCCCTTCGACTTTCGTACTACTCTATAAATTAAAAGCGCTTCTTGACTAAAAGCCCTCGAGCGTCCTCAGTTCCCGAGCACTCTTAGCTAATTTTGAATGTTTCCGTGACCCCATGGCCAGGTTTCAGACGGTGTTAGTAAACTCAGGGAGGATGTGGCATTGTTTCATCAGTCTCTGATCACGGCTCGAATCCGTCCCCAGTAAATGATAGCTGCTGTTGGCCGCGACAGTTTAAAAGTCTTAAGAATCGGCTGTCGTATTAACCCGtcatgattttgttttaaataaataaagaaaaaagtccGGAATGTATATTTCTGTGCCAATTTTGGTTTTGAGCAGTCAGGCCTAGGCGTAGACGGACACGAGCGGATGCACGCGTAGGACTACATGTTTTCCCCACACCCAGTGGCTCCATCGTGTTTCGACCGTCTCTCGGAGCGTGTGACGGGAGCCCCTATGTCTCCACGCCGCTCCCACGTGCTGCATGTAAACGGATCGTCAGGCAGCGCTTGATGTGGCAAATCTGCCAGTTAGATACATAAACAGGACAGAGTGGTATCCGTTTCCCATGAGCCCCCGGGCAGGAACCGGTCTCTCTAACATCACAGCATGGCACCGACTCGGATTGATCTTTTAATTAGAGCACAGGATAATAAGCAGCGACAGAGACCGCGCGACTCCCAGTCAGGATGAATTATGCCTACTTCCAGCGTCCAGAATGTTTATTAAGGTCCGGGGATAAAGGGGACTCGGGGCTTTGTGGTCGTCCTCGTGGATAAATATTGGAATTGGAGGTGGAGGATCGAGGAAGTTTGTTTTGTTGGAGTGTTTAACGGATTGCTTTAACCATATAATTTACCGTTTGTTAATTGAGCAGCGGAACAAAAGACGTGCATCGGCTCCTCAATTAAATAACctataaagttaaataaatatataagctACTAATGAACCGCTAGAATTCGGTGAAATGTGAACGTACTCTTATGCAGccaaaaaatctgtttaaatatcatttaaaaaagttattcTCAGACACTTAAACTTGCTTTGTACTAGCAAGAGcagtggcctgtgtgtgtgtgtgtgtgtgtttccggtGGAACGACTGTATTTCCCAGCCGGTTTGTCGTAGCCCACTCCTCCTGGTGTCTTGTAATGTGATTAATAGCTATTAATCATCTCTGCATCTCAGGCAGGACCCCAAACTCACAGGAGGAGCAGGACAGCGAAAAActcatgtttttaataaaaatgaaatctttctctttctttcttttcgtCCGTTCGTCTCAGGTGATCTACTTCACAGAGATGCACAAGATCTTCAGTGACCTGACGGATCAGATCGATCAAGGCGGCCTGACGGACCAAGAGCGGGAACAGCAGAACGAGTCCAAGCTCAACGAACTGCGTGCTCTGTCTATCGTAGCAGACgactgaagcaaaaaaaaaaaagcgggtGTCTCTGGTTTCTGTCccaggtttcttcttcttcttcttcttcttcttcttctttctctcatcGATCGGTCAGACGGCTGTGACACGCAACAGCGGCAGGTCAGACGTAGCGAAGAGGTAGAGAATTGTCCCTCTGTTTGTTTTTCGACCTCTGTTCAGAAGGTCGAGTCTCTTTTGTGATCAGGGTTCTAGTTCGATTCCCGGTTTGTTCCTTGACGACAGTAAAAGGAGAGGAAGGGCTTCGTCAGGCAGATTCACTACACCATGAGCTGGAAGGAAGGGAGCGCAGTTTGTGAGAAGTGAAAGATCTGATGGTGAGTAGATCAGATCAGAGCAGAGCATCACTGGAACCGTGCTTGTTCTTTATGTATAAAGTGTACGTCAGGAACCACGACGTGTTCGTTAAACGTCCGGCCTTCGCTCTGAACACTAAACCCCATTGTCTCTGTCTGCACCCCTCCATCTCTCAACCcctcatctctgtctgtctgtctgaatcaAGACTAGACCGAAACAAATCTCTGAGGAAAAAATAGCAATATGTAGTAACTTTTAATACTAGCTTTTATTCATTAAGTATTTATTCATCGTTGGTCGAGTATTTAAAGTGTGTGAAGCGAATTCAAACATGTTGCCCGGTACTGTAGCGCCCTCTACTGAACCAAA
Proteins encoded in this window:
- the bin3 gene encoding bridging integrator 3 gives rise to the protein MSWIPFKIGQPKKQIVSKMVERDFEREYEKLQKLEDQTKKLHKDMKKSTEADTAMSKAATKIAGDLLSNPLCEQDQAFLESVMSLDTAMKRMEAFNQEKVNQIQKTVIDPLKKYSSVFPSLNMAVKRREQALQDYKRLQAKVEKYEEKEKTGPMMVKLHQAKEELRPVREDFEAKNKQLLEEMPKFYNSRIDYFQPSFEALIRAQVIYFTEMHKIFSDLTDQIDQGGLTDQEREQQNESKLNELRALSIVADD